One Methanoculleus sp. 7T genomic window carries:
- a CDS encoding sensor histidine kinase, with protein MNRSQIPVSIFNSLQQPALVLDGEGRVVIWNDGMERYTGIPAEEIVGEGRYAHAEALFGERRPTLANCILTHSDAGSGHYRMLAHEGEELLAESRIPLVSGREVVCMAAPLHDTTGRLIGAVETIRDSKEEALRASEEQVQILASSLPDMIFTINRDGIFTQFFWTGARNMGVTPEEVVGKTPHALLPEEEAGFLAEAARRVIATGEVISETRSFMWHGEQRSFQVTIHPLHGPAGTITEAAGVGRDITKDLLCERTLQETGQLSSLYLDLLGTDIYNTSMVAATIIEMLRERLSGEEAELAQRVKTTIEQGINVIKNVELLTTLNKHRIRLEPIDVDHAIRSQIQRYAGIDIRYEGGTCMVWANPLLEHIISNLISNSIKFGGMKVRIEISVMETGDIVTLSVADTGIGIPDHLKPNIFDRFSRGGKTASGSRGLGLHIVKTLTNQYGGRVWASDRVPGKPGEGAAIKVILQKC; from the coding sequence ATGAATCGAAGCCAAATACCCGTGAGCATCTTCAACAGCCTTCAGCAACCGGCACTCGTTCTCGACGGTGAAGGGCGTGTGGTCATCTGGAACGACGGCATGGAGCGATACACCGGCATTCCGGCAGAGGAGATCGTCGGGGAAGGTAGGTATGCTCACGCAGAAGCGCTCTTCGGGGAGAGACGCCCCACACTGGCGAACTGCATCCTGACGCACAGCGATGCCGGGAGCGGCCACTACCGCATGCTGGCGCATGAAGGCGAGGAGTTGCTCGCCGAGTCTCGCATCCCCCTAGTATCCGGCAGAGAGGTCGTCTGTATGGCCGCCCCCCTCCACGATACAACCGGGAGACTGATCGGTGCGGTCGAGACCATTCGTGATTCAAAGGAGGAGGCTCTCCGGGCATCGGAGGAGCAGGTACAGATCCTAGCGAGTTCTCTGCCCGATATGATCTTCACGATCAACCGAGACGGCATCTTCACCCAGTTCTTCTGGACCGGCGCTCGCAACATGGGCGTAACCCCCGAAGAAGTCGTGGGCAAGACGCCCCACGCCCTGCTCCCTGAGGAAGAGGCGGGCTTTCTGGCGGAGGCCGCACGCCGGGTTATCGCAACGGGGGAAGTCATATCCGAGACCCGTTCCTTTATGTGGCACGGCGAGCAGCGGTCGTTTCAGGTCACCATCCACCCCCTTCACGGCCCCGCAGGAACGATCACGGAGGCCGCCGGGGTCGGCCGCGACATCACCAAGGATCTCCTCTGTGAGCGGACCCTCCAAGAGACCGGCCAACTCTCCAGCCTCTACCTCGACCTGCTCGGCACCGACATCTACAACACCAGCATGGTCGCGGCGACGATCATCGAGATGCTCCGGGAACGGCTCTCCGGCGAGGAGGCGGAACTCGCCCAGCGGGTCAAGACCACGATCGAGCAGGGGATCAACGTCATCAAAAACGTCGAACTCTTAACCACGCTCAACAAACACCGCATCCGTCTGGAGCCGATCGACGTGGACCACGCCATCCGCAGCCAGATACAGCGCTATGCGGGCATCGATATCAGGTATGAGGGAGGGACCTGCATGGTCTGGGCAAACCCTCTCCTCGAGCACATCATATCCAACCTGATCAGCAACAGCATCAAGTTCGGCGGAATGAAGGTGCGAATCGAGATCTCGGTCATGGAGACCGGGGATATCGTGACGCTCTCCGTCGCCGACACCGGCATCGGCATACCCGACCACTTAAAGCCCAACATCTTCGATCGCTTCAGCCGGGGAGGCAAAACCGCATCCGGGAGCAGGGGTCTAGGGCTCCACATCGTCAAGACCCTCACGAACCAGTACGGCGGACGTGTCTGGGCGTCGGACCGGGTTCCCGGCAAACCGGGGGAAGGAGCCGCAATAAAGGTTATCCTACAGAAGTGCTAG
- a CDS encoding DUF432 domain-containing protein, whose protein sequence is MMFGHYNDTFRYENGDFFVEAERRDGLVTYRRRCDGQTFERILVSETGEIIINPVEPVNLPKDITDFLQMEFPPMIIEPGAAQTIYLKFPVEVGVFLEAKKDLEVLDVFGVGTQKYTLYGSPTSGVIARWYRSAVYPEIPPVERYREGVMELSILNVSHEWAEVSYAVFDSADMKIYYDDIVATTATMKIISPAMAETDFIDAPLRPGMTRSIELYTARKIPVLNRGYLMEWGLS, encoded by the coding sequence ATGATGTTCGGGCATTACAACGACACTTTTCGCTACGAAAACGGCGATTTTTTCGTAGAAGCCGAACGAAGAGACGGCCTTGTGACCTACCGGCGGAGGTGCGACGGGCAGACGTTCGAGCGGATCCTGGTCTCGGAGACGGGCGAGATCATCATCAACCCTGTGGAGCCGGTCAACCTGCCCAAAGATATCACGGATTTCCTGCAGATGGAGTTCCCCCCGATGATCATCGAGCCCGGCGCCGCCCAGACGATCTACCTGAAGTTTCCCGTCGAAGTCGGCGTCTTTCTGGAGGCTAAAAAAGACCTTGAGGTGCTGGACGTCTTCGGCGTCGGCACCCAGAAGTATACGCTCTACGGTTCGCCGACCAGCGGCGTTATCGCACGCTGGTATCGTAGTGCGGTGTATCCGGAGATCCCGCCTGTCGAGCGTTACCGCGAGGGGGTGATGGAACTCTCTATCCTGAATGTATCTCATGAGTGGGCCGAGGTCTCGTATGCTGTCTTCGACAGTGCCGATATGAAGATCTACTACGACGATATCGTAGCGACCACCGCCACGATGAAGATTATCTCTCCGGCTATGGCGGAGACGGACTTCATCGACGCCCCGCTCCGTCCCGGCATGACACGGTCCATCGAGCTCTATACGGCGCGGAAGATTCCGGTCCTCAACCGGGGGTACCTCATGGAGTGGGGGCTGTCGTGA
- a CDS encoding lysylphosphatidylglycerol synthase transmembrane domain-containing protein — MEKSQWKWLLVSVGFSTLVMAGVLYFTVDEMTVEYLSRVNPFYLVLAVLLHILSLGFWALRIQKMSGSLGYRVGFRHCLNLVLANMLVAAVTPSQAGGEPVRIHELYRAGVTVGDATAVVIMERVIDGIVLGAAGAFAMLFLGRYWSSLTSGFSGVSLVMYAAWVSVTIFVLIFVYSVKNPDYLKRVLRWISCWVDRRWHLKRLPQLLGTIDREADNFNRGLAQFVNHGKSGLVWGFIFTALFWFSEFVIASMLLLGLGQSPYFIESFVVQLVIAIIMMIPLTPGGSGIAELAATSFYSLFVPSSIVGVFVLLWRLILYYLNIFLGLLPSLSIVRREFLARAKKQR, encoded by the coding sequence ATGGAGAAGTCTCAGTGGAAGTGGCTGCTCGTCTCGGTCGGCTTTAGCACTCTCGTCATGGCGGGGGTCCTCTACTTCACCGTCGACGAGATGACGGTCGAGTATCTCAGCCGTGTAAACCCGTTCTACTTGGTTCTTGCCGTTCTCCTCCACATCCTCTCGCTCGGGTTCTGGGCGCTCCGGATCCAGAAGATGTCGGGATCGCTCGGGTACCGCGTGGGTTTCCGGCACTGCCTGAACCTCGTGCTCGCGAACATGCTCGTTGCGGCGGTCACCCCGTCGCAGGCGGGCGGCGAACCGGTCCGGATCCACGAACTCTACCGGGCGGGCGTCACCGTCGGGGACGCCACCGCCGTCGTCATCATGGAGCGGGTCATCGACGGGATCGTCCTCGGGGCGGCCGGAGCCTTCGCCATGCTCTTCCTCGGCAGGTACTGGAGCAGCCTTACCTCCGGGTTCAGCGGCGTGAGCCTCGTGATGTACGCCGCTTGGGTCTCGGTCACGATCTTCGTTCTGATCTTCGTCTACTCGGTGAAGAACCCCGACTACCTCAAACGGGTCCTCAGATGGATCTCGTGCTGGGTCGACCGGCGCTGGCACCTAAAGCGGCTCCCCCAGTTGCTGGGGACGATCGACCGGGAGGCGGATAACTTCAACCGGGGACTTGCTCAGTTCGTGAACCACGGGAAGAGCGGCCTCGTCTGGGGTTTTATCTTCACGGCGCTCTTCTGGTTCTCGGAGTTCGTCATCGCATCGATGCTTCTCCTGGGCCTCGGGCAGTCGCCGTACTTCATAGAGTCGTTCGTCGTCCAACTCGTCATCGCCATCATCATGATGATCCCGCTCACGCCCGGCGGTTCGGGCATTGCGGAACTCGCCGCTACATCCTTCTACAGCCTCTTCGTCCCGTCGTCGATCGTGGGCGTCTTCGTCCTCCTCTGGCGGCTGATCCTCTACTATCTCAACATCTTCCTCGGCCTGCTGCCGAGCCTCTCTATTGTGCGGCGCGAGTTCCTCGCCCGCGCCAAAAAGCAGCGGTGA
- a CDS encoding DUF357 domain-containing protein — protein MSLEDYGALFREALDRTGIAVPEETLLHRAAEEVLEMAVAYLSDGTTFLRDGDPVNALAGFAYGLGWLDAGSRLGLLGPLAAHPPDAVDACIPDSLSAHLHEKTHRYRRMLHEALTMVEPGPDEASPMHTGSAAFHAAANSWYTEGAERLDAGDLVGALARFSYGYAWLDAGIRAGLFRVTGDRGLFTV, from the coding sequence ATGAGCCTCGAGGACTACGGCGCCCTCTTTCGAGAGGCTCTCGACCGGACCGGCATCGCCGTCCCGGAGGAGACCCTCCTCCATAGGGCGGCTGAAGAGGTGCTTGAGATGGCTGTCGCGTATCTGAGCGACGGCACCACGTTTCTCCGGGACGGCGACCCGGTGAACGCGCTCGCCGGGTTTGCCTACGGGCTCGGCTGGCTTGACGCAGGCTCGCGGCTCGGGCTGCTCGGACCGCTCGCCGCCCACCCTCCCGATGCGGTGGATGCGTGCATACCCGATTCCCTGAGCGCCCACCTCCACGAGAAGACTCACCGCTACCGGAGGATGCTTCACGAGGCTCTCACGATGGTTGAGCCGGGGCCCGACGAGGCAAGCCCGATGCATACCGGATCGGCGGCGTTCCATGCCGCGGCGAACTCCTGGTATACGGAAGGAGCGGAACGCCTCGATGCGGGCGACCTCGTCGGCGCCCTCGCTCGGTTCAGTTACGGGTATGCGTGGCTCGATGCCGGCATCCGTGCGGGGCTTTTCAGGGTAACCGGCGATCGGGGGCTCTTTACCGTTTAG
- the feoB gene encoding ferrous iron transport protein B, translating to MRFALVGNPSVGKSLIFNQLTGLGVEVSNYPGTTIELQRGNTCFQREIVELVDLPGIYSLDGDSDEESLVRRFLDQKDTDAVIAVVNVTRLERNLYLLLQVAEYGLPMVVVLNMADEAVKQGLEIDPGPLRDLLGVDVILTAASQGKNIDRIIPAALTATRPSKVEIPYDHHVEAAVRSLGKIFGIDRKESIRALLGFGDNPELLEAARTIADEIESRHRMTVAQIIAANRHNFAHRIADLTIKEEALLRETDLDGILTRVIPGIPILLGILVGMLLVVFVVGSFLEEAIVEFFDVFAIQPFLALGLPPLAEALGTSVLLALQAGLGIAFPYVFLFYIIISILEDSGYMTRAAFLADNAMHRVGMHGGAVIPLTLAFGCNVPAIMSVRLLHSRRERIIASFLVTMVPCSARTVIIAGIVASFVGIGAAFSVYAIVFALILITGLVLSRVTPGERFGMIMEMVPLRRPDARLVMKKAWSRLSEFLFIAMPLLLAGSVVLGLLQFFGVMAVFEQVVEPYTMALLGLPGYSATALIFGILRKEMAFETLAILAGTADLGAVLSSLQLYIFAVVTVLFVPCLATITVLLREVGSRITLAVTAYTVTLGLLIGGLMYRILS from the coding sequence ATGAGGTTTGCGCTGGTCGGCAACCCCAGCGTGGGCAAATCCCTGATCTTCAACCAGCTCACCGGCCTCGGCGTGGAGGTGAGCAACTACCCCGGGACCACCATCGAGCTGCAGCGAGGCAACACCTGCTTCCAGCGCGAGATTGTCGAGCTCGTCGACCTTCCCGGGATATACTCGCTCGACGGAGATTCGGACGAAGAATCTCTGGTCCGCCGGTTCTTGGACCAGAAGGACACCGATGCGGTCATCGCGGTGGTCAACGTCACGCGCCTCGAGCGCAACCTTTACCTTCTCCTCCAAGTGGCGGAGTACGGCCTCCCGATGGTCGTCGTGCTGAACATGGCCGACGAAGCCGTAAAACAGGGGCTTGAGATCGACCCCGGCCCGCTCCGCGATCTCCTCGGCGTCGATGTGATCCTGACGGCCGCATCGCAGGGAAAGAACATCGACCGGATCATCCCGGCGGCTCTCACCGCCACCCGGCCGTCGAAGGTGGAGATCCCTTACGACCACCACGTGGAGGCCGCCGTCCGGAGCCTCGGAAAGATCTTCGGCATCGACCGGAAAGAGAGCATTCGAGCGCTTCTTGGGTTCGGCGATAACCCTGAGTTGCTCGAAGCGGCGCGGACGATCGCCGACGAGATCGAGTCCCGGCACCGGATGACGGTCGCCCAGATCATCGCGGCCAACCGGCACAACTTCGCCCACCGGATCGCCGACCTCACCATAAAGGAGGAGGCGCTGCTCCGCGAGACCGACCTTGACGGCATCCTGACGCGGGTGATCCCGGGGATCCCCATCCTCCTTGGGATCCTTGTGGGGATGCTCCTTGTGGTCTTTGTCGTGGGATCGTTTCTTGAGGAGGCGATCGTGGAGTTCTTCGACGTATTCGCGATACAGCCGTTCCTTGCGCTCGGGCTGCCGCCGCTCGCCGAGGCGCTCGGGACGTCCGTCCTCCTTGCACTCCAAGCCGGCCTCGGGATAGCGTTTCCGTACGTCTTTCTCTTCTATATCATCATCTCCATCCTCGAAGACTCCGGGTACATGACCCGGGCGGCCTTCCTCGCCGACAACGCGATGCACCGGGTCGGGATGCACGGCGGCGCGGTCATCCCCCTCACCCTGGCGTTCGGGTGCAACGTGCCGGCCATCATGAGCGTCCGGCTCCTGCACTCCAGGCGCGAGCGCATCATCGCATCGTTCCTGGTCACGATGGTCCCCTGTTCGGCACGAACCGTCATCATCGCCGGTATCGTGGCGAGCTTCGTCGGCATCGGGGCGGCGTTCAGCGTGTACGCCATCGTCTTTGCCCTGATCCTCATCACGGGGCTCGTCCTCTCCCGCGTGACGCCCGGCGAGCGGTTCGGGATGATCATGGAGATGGTGCCGCTCCGCCGTCCGGATGCGAGGCTGGTGATGAAGAAGGCATGGTCGCGCCTCTCGGAGTTCCTCTTCATCGCCATGCCCTTGCTCCTTGCGGGGAGCGTCGTCCTCGGTTTGCTCCAGTTCTTCGGCGTTATGGCGGTCTTCGAGCAGGTCGTGGAACCCTACACCATGGCCCTCCTCGGCCTCCCCGGCTACTCGGCGACCGCGCTTATCTTTGGGATCCTCCGGAAAGAGATGGCGTTTGAGACCCTTGCCATCCTTGCCGGCACCGCCGACCTCGGGGCGGTGCTCTCGTCGCTCCAGCTCTATATCTTCGCGGTCGTGACGGTCCTCTTCGTCCCTTGCCTAGCGACCATCACGGTTCTTCTGCGGGAGGTCGGCTCCCGGATCACGCTTGCGGTCACGGCCTACACCGTCACCCTCGGACTCCTTATCGGAGGCCTTATGTACCGTATCCTGTCATAA
- the dph5 gene encoding diphthine synthase, producing the protein MLTFVGLGLYDLGDISVKGLECVRNADTVYLESYTSRLMGTDVAAMEAFFGKEIQVLAREDVEQDPRDIIERAAAGRVAFLTGGDPMVSTTHADLRMRAAAAGVPTSIIHASSISSAVCGLSGLQNYRFGKSCSVPFPAKGWFPTAPVETISANLDQNLHTLVYLDIQKDRYMRIPEAIAIIEEMAEKRGIKPPALYVGIARAGSEDPVVRAGTGAKLKETDFGPPLHVLLVPAELHPMEREYLEMFAGL; encoded by the coding sequence ATGTTGACGTTCGTGGGCCTCGGCCTCTACGACCTCGGAGATATATCGGTCAAAGGCCTCGAATGCGTCCGCAACGCCGATACCGTTTACTTGGAGTCGTATACCTCTCGGTTGATGGGGACCGACGTTGCGGCGATGGAGGCGTTCTTCGGCAAGGAGATCCAGGTGCTCGCGCGAGAGGACGTCGAGCAGGACCCCCGGGATATCATCGAGCGTGCCGCTGCAGGCCGGGTGGCGTTCCTGACCGGGGGAGACCCTATGGTCTCGACGACGCACGCCGACCTGCGGATGCGTGCGGCCGCCGCCGGCGTTCCGACGTCAATCATCCACGCCTCGTCCATATCGAGCGCAGTCTGCGGTCTCTCCGGGCTCCAGAACTACCGGTTCGGGAAGTCCTGCTCGGTGCCGTTCCCCGCGAAGGGGTGGTTCCCGACGGCGCCCGTCGAGACGATCTCTGCAAACCTCGACCAGAACCTGCACACGCTCGTCTACCTCGATATCCAGAAGGACCGCTACATGCGCATTCCTGAGGCGATCGCCATCATCGAGGAGATGGCGGAGAAGCGCGGTATCAAGCCCCCCGCCCTCTATGTGGGTATCGCCCGGGCGGGGTCGGAGGACCCCGTGGTTCGCGCGGGGACCGGTGCGAAACTCAAAGAGACCGACTTCGGGCCCCCGCTTCACGTCCTCCTCGTGCCGGCCGAACTCCACCCCATGGAACGGGAGTACCTGGAGATGTTTGCCGGTCTATGA
- a CDS encoding bifunctional nuclease family protein, which translates to MTAQSCRVQGVFMSVSEMGAAPTVVLDAGGDSTIPIYVGLWEAISINNALNSEMLPRPITHDLIVELFRRFAITLDALHIDSLEEGVFYAKLLLSQGSRTEVMDCRPSDGIAIALRYKAPIMIEDTVVETAAVKKDDLPRMVDLKEYL; encoded by the coding sequence ATGACTGCTCAAAGTTGCAGAGTGCAGGGCGTGTTCATGTCGGTGAGCGAGATGGGGGCGGCGCCGACGGTCGTCCTGGATGCCGGGGGCGACAGCACAATACCCATATATGTCGGGCTCTGGGAAGCGATCTCGATAAACAATGCACTCAATAGCGAGATGCTCCCCCGGCCTATCACCCACGACCTCATCGTCGAACTCTTCCGGAGGTTTGCCATTACGCTCGACGCCTTGCACATCGATTCGCTGGAGGAGGGGGTCTTCTACGCCAAACTCCTCCTCAGCCAAGGTTCGCGCACCGAGGTCATGGACTGCCGGCCAAGCGACGGGATCGCCATCGCCCTCCGCTACAAGGCCCCCATCATGATCGAGGATACGGTCGTGGAGACTGCAGCGGTGAAGAAGGACGATCTCCCGCGGATGGTGGACCTGAAGGAGTACCTCTGA
- a CDS encoding metal-dependent transcriptional regulator — translation MLPSTFEDYLEAILTITENGRHPATLREVAAALGAGEAAAETTVASLIEEGYLERVSDEAVGLTEKGRSVASKVARKHRVLQCFLTEMLGVEEDAASREACTLEHGISDETIDRLSSYMDGAQSPPGHVRRCRGRGEACTLLDCKEGDTVRVAMIRGPRRNRRLLDLGIFPGEVVQIRRKLPNQSVVVRAKGCDIAISPEIATSIIVESCP, via the coding sequence ATGCTTCCTTCCACATTTGAGGATTACCTTGAAGCAATCCTCACGATCACGGAAAACGGCAGACATCCGGCGACGCTGCGGGAGGTAGCGGCAGCACTCGGCGCCGGGGAAGCGGCCGCCGAGACGACCGTCGCTTCCCTGATCGAGGAAGGATACTTGGAGAGGGTATCTGACGAAGCCGTCGGACTGACCGAGAAAGGAAGGTCGGTGGCATCGAAGGTTGCGCGAAAACACCGCGTACTTCAGTGTTTCTTGACGGAGATGCTCGGCGTCGAAGAAGATGCGGCAAGCCGGGAGGCCTGCACGCTCGAGCACGGGATCTCCGACGAGACCATCGATCGGCTCTCCTCCTACATGGACGGCGCCCAGTCCCCTCCGGGGCACGTGAGGCGCTGCCGGGGCCGGGGGGAGGCCTGCACGCTCCTCGACTGCAAGGAAGGGGATACCGTCCGTGTGGCGATGATACGAGGGCCGCGGCGGAACCGCAGGCTGCTCGACCTCGGCATATTTCCCGGTGAGGTCGTGCAGATCCGGCGGAAACTCCCCAACCAGTCGGTCGTCGTCAGGGCGAAAGGCTGCGACATCGCCATCAGCCCCGAGATAGCCACATCGATCATCGTGGAGTCGTGTCCATGA
- a CDS encoding NusA-like transcription termination signal-binding factor, which translates to MIRTICFKERRYIEELRILTRATALDCIIDERFDRIVYLIKEGDMGLAIGRKGSNIRKMQRVLGKRIEMVEYSPDIEKFTRNVFKPADVFGVKKEDDGRLTVYINKGDLGIAIGKGGCTIEKARLLLSRYFDTNLGEVLAGGDGHA; encoded by the coding sequence ATGATACGAACCATATGTTTTAAAGAGCGGCGATATATCGAAGAGCTGAGAATTCTCACCCGGGCGACCGCGCTGGACTGCATCATCGACGAGCGCTTCGACCGTATAGTATACCTCATAAAAGAAGGAGATATGGGCCTCGCTATCGGGCGGAAGGGAAGCAATATCCGAAAGATGCAGCGGGTCCTCGGGAAACGTATCGAGATGGTCGAATATTCTCCTGATATCGAAAAATTCACGAGAAACGTGTTTAAGCCGGCCGACGTCTTCGGTGTGAAGAAGGAAGACGACGGGAGACTTACCGTGTACATCAATAAGGGCGATCTCGGCATCGCCATCGGGAAAGGCGGGTGCACCATCGAGAAGGCACGCCTCCTGCTCTCCCGGTACTTCGACACCAACCTCGGCGAGGTTCTTGCGGGAGGAGACGGCCATGCGTGA
- a CDS encoding helix-hairpin-helix domain-containing protein codes for MRSPARQVTNRDVAERLAFMSRLLEIAGADRYRTWAYERAARQVERLSLPVAELGEEELGEEELARIPGIGVRIAGQIREIAETGSFRELEDLQTTVPKSLIDLLDVAGVGPRTLRTLWKELDVLTIDDLERAVKGRRIRALPGFGAKKEEAIGKGIKQFRRRSDRMTRPKADAVLASAAALFPDGQYTVAGSYRRGASTVGRIGIVTTEDRTAFMHRLQTAADAIAGESEEEVSFSAGGAQVSVRFTEPGRCGTALLCATGSRGFLARLAAAALEQGYRLEPSGLADCASGRLHTFGSEEEVFAFLGMAAVPPELREDRGEIELALQNALPDLVELRQVRGDLHAHTTASDGHQSLEDAAAAGDARGYEYIAITDHSSRVSPEALAKQQSEIERINRRHTCRLLAGSEVDIKSDGTLGYPNKILADLDVVVASVHSGFGQDSDVLTRRVLTAMENEHVDIIGHPTGRLLGRRPPYAIDLARVTAHAAETGTALEINASPCRLDLEDIYIWHAKKKGVKLAAGTDAHRTGEFSNMRYGVMLARRGWCTPDDILNTLSLSELLEWRS; via the coding sequence ATGAGGAGCCCGGCAAGGCAGGTCACGAACCGGGACGTGGCCGAACGGCTCGCGTTCATGAGCCGGCTGCTCGAGATCGCGGGAGCCGACCGCTACCGAACCTGGGCATACGAGCGGGCGGCACGGCAGGTCGAGCGGCTCTCCCTCCCGGTCGCGGAGCTCGGTGAGGAGGAGCTCGGTGAGGAGGAACTCGCCCGTATCCCGGGCATCGGCGTCCGGATAGCAGGGCAGATCCGAGAGATTGCTGAGACCGGGTCGTTCCGGGAACTCGAAGACCTGCAGACCACCGTCCCCAAGTCCCTCATCGACCTCCTCGATGTTGCCGGCGTGGGGCCCCGGACCCTGCGCACCCTCTGGAAGGAACTCGACGTCCTGACGATAGACGACCTTGAGCGGGCGGTGAAGGGCCGTCGGATCAGGGCGCTCCCGGGGTTCGGCGCAAAGAAAGAAGAGGCGATCGGGAAGGGCATCAAACAGTTCCGCCGGAGGTCCGACCGGATGACCAGGCCGAAGGCCGACGCCGTGCTTGCAAGCGCCGCGGCGCTCTTCCCGGACGGGCAGTACACGGTCGCCGGGAGTTACCGCCGGGGCGCAAGCACCGTCGGCAGGATCGGTATCGTCACGACCGAGGACCGGACCGCCTTCATGCACCGTCTTCAGACCGCCGCCGATGCGATCGCCGGCGAGAGCGAGGAGGAGGTCTCGTTCTCCGCAGGCGGCGCCCAAGTGAGCGTCCGGTTCACCGAGCCCGGCCGGTGCGGCACCGCGCTCCTCTGCGCCACCGGGTCCCGAGGCTTTTTAGCCCGGCTCGCCGCGGCGGCGCTTGAGCAAGGGTACCGGCTGGAGCCGAGCGGCCTTGCGGACTGCGCAAGCGGCCGCCTGCACACCTTCGGGAGCGAGGAGGAGGTCTTCGCGTTCCTCGGCATGGCCGCCGTCCCGCCGGAACTGCGCGAGGACCGGGGCGAGATTGAACTTGCCCTTCAGAATGCCCTCCCCGACCTTGTGGAACTTCGCCAGGTGCGGGGAGACCTTCACGCCCACACCACCGCAAGCGACGGCCACCAGTCGCTTGAGGATGCGGCGGCGGCAGGGGATGCTCGGGGTTACGAGTACATCGCGATCACCGACCACTCTTCGCGGGTGAGCCCGGAAGCCCTCGCGAAGCAGCAGAGCGAGATCGAGCGGATCAATCGGCGGCATACCTGTCGGCTCCTCGCCGGCAGCGAGGTGGACATCAAGAGCGACGGCACGCTCGGATACCCGAACAAGATCCTTGCGGACCTCGATGTGGTGGTCGCCTCGGTCCACTCGGGGTTCGGTCAGGACTCGGACGTCCTGACCCGGCGCGTCCTCACCGCGATGGAGAACGAGCACGTCGATATCATCGGCCATCCCACCGGGCGCCTCCTCGGGCGGAGGCCGCCGTATGCGATCGATCTTGCGCGGGTGACGGCCCATGCGGCCGAGACGGGAACTGCGCTTGAGATCAACGCATCGCCCTGCCGGCTCGATCTTGAGGATATTTATATTTGGCACGCGAAGAAGAAAGGAGTGAAATTGGCTGCAGGAACCGACGCCCATCGGACAGGCGAATTTTCGAATATGCGCTACGGCGTCATGCTGGCGCGCCGGGGCTGGTGCACCCCGGACGATATCCTAAATACCCTCTCCCTATCCGAGTTGCTGGAGTGGAGGTCGTGA
- a CDS encoding RAD55 family ATPase gives MYRYKTGIPLIDREFGGLRAATNLLILAPPLAYAERLAYTIACPKAGEWTITISTDDRASDIIRAFRGLGAGKDQVGIIDAITKCSVPTLRDTPKAKFVTSPVDLTSMGIKFSRMAEDMWKEGVMAEPPGPMPPPLRLCVNSVSTLLMYSRLEMTFRFLHVITNRVKKLEGIGIYVLNSESFDERTVSAIKQLMSMVLEVKADGEGQGTERSFRIVGIRGRTTPWIRYFYDDGTLTIEG, from the coding sequence ATGTACCGCTATAAGACCGGCATTCCATTGATCGACAGAGAATTCGGAGGCCTGCGGGCCGCCACGAACCTCCTCATCCTAGCCCCGCCCCTGGCCTACGCGGAACGCCTTGCCTACACGATAGCCTGTCCCAAGGCCGGGGAGTGGACGATCACGATCTCGACCGACGACCGCGCCTCAGATATCATCAGGGCATTCCGGGGACTGGGAGCGGGCAAAGATCAAGTCGGGATCATCGATGCGATCACGAAATGTTCGGTGCCGACTCTGCGGGATACGCCGAAGGCGAAGTTTGTCACGAGCCCCGTCGACCTGACGAGCATGGGGATCAAGTTCTCCCGGATGGCGGAGGATATGTGGAAGGAGGGGGTGATGGCCGAACCTCCGGGGCCGATGCCTCCGCCGCTCCGGCTCTGCGTCAACTCGGTCTCGACGCTCCTCATGTACTCACGGCTTGAGATGACCTTCCGGTTTCTCCACGTCATCACGAACAGGGTGAAGAAACTCGAGGGGATCGGTATCTATGTTCTCAACAGCGAGTCGTTCGACGAGAGGACGGTGTCTGCGATCAAGCAGTTGATGAGCATGGTCCTCGAGGTGAAGGCGGACGGCGAGGGACAGGGGACGGAACGAAGTTTCCGCATCGTCGGCATCCGCGGCAGGACGACCCCATGGATCCGTTACTTCTACGACGATGGAACGCTGACGATTGAGGGATGA
- the hisE gene encoding phosphoribosyl-ATP diphosphatase, which translates to MRDWSILDEVWEVIRDRAEHPSAESYVSSVLTHRKGIDKSLEKVGEEAVEFILAAKNQVPERTVSEAADLLFHFLVALQASGTDVADVLDELAARRK; encoded by the coding sequence ATGCGTGACTGGAGCATCCTCGACGAGGTCTGGGAGGTCATCCGGGACCGCGCCGAGCACCCGTCGGCCGAGAGTTACGTCAGTTCGGTTCTGACCCACCGAAAAGGGATCGACAAGTCCCTCGAGAAGGTCGGCGAAGAAGCGGTCGAGTTCATCCTGGCCGCAAAGAATCAGGTCCCGGAGCGGACGGTCTCCGAGGCGGCCGACCTCCTCTTCCACTTCTTGGTGGCGCTGCAGGCATCGGGCACCGATGTGGCGGACGTCCTCGACGAACTCGCCGCACGCCGGAAGTAA